One window of Flavobacteriales bacterium genomic DNA carries:
- a CDS encoding Gfo/Idh/MocA family oxidoreductase, translated as MRSSEEKVKFAVIGCGHIGKRHAEMISRNPECELVALCDANSKETLGLDAYDVPFFTDPSAMLAAVPDVDVVSICTPNGLHARFSLLALENGKHVVCEKPMGLTKASCEAVLYKALQKHRHVFGVMQNRYSPPSQWIKEMVEEKRLGDIFLVQVNCYWNRDERYYKKDGWKGTADLDGGTLFTQFSHFVDIMYWLFGDIADIQGRFADFNHKDLTAFEDSGLVNFRFLEGGMGCINYSTSVWDRNLESSLTVIGSKGSVKIGGQYMDQVEVCHVQDYTMPELAPTNPANDYGAYKGSASNHHYIIENVVDTLKERKSMTTNALEGMKVIDIIERIYQKRDERPV; from the coding sequence CAAGCGCCATGCGGAGATGATCTCCCGGAACCCGGAATGCGAGCTGGTGGCCTTGTGCGATGCGAATTCCAAGGAAACACTGGGCCTTGATGCCTATGACGTGCCTTTCTTCACCGACCCGTCGGCTATGCTTGCTGCGGTCCCCGATGTGGACGTCGTGAGCATCTGTACGCCCAATGGGCTGCATGCGCGGTTCAGCCTGCTCGCACTGGAAAACGGCAAGCATGTTGTGTGCGAAAAGCCCATGGGCCTTACCAAGGCCAGCTGCGAGGCTGTGCTCTACAAGGCACTGCAGAAGCACCGGCATGTGTTCGGGGTGATGCAGAACCGCTACAGCCCGCCGAGCCAGTGGATCAAGGAAATGGTGGAGGAAAAGCGCCTCGGTGACATTTTCCTTGTGCAGGTGAACTGCTACTGGAACCGCGATGAACGCTACTACAAGAAGGATGGCTGGAAAGGCACGGCCGACCTCGACGGTGGCACCCTGTTCACGCAGTTCAGCCACTTTGTGGACATCATGTACTGGCTCTTCGGCGACATCGCCGACATCCAAGGCCGCTTTGCCGACTTCAACCACAAGGACCTCACCGCCTTCGAGGACAGTGGCTTGGTGAACTTCCGTTTTCTGGAGGGCGGCATGGGCTGCATCAACTATTCCACCAGCGTGTGGGACAGGAACCTCGAGAGCAGCCTTACAGTGATCGGCAGCAAGGGCAGCGTGAAGATCGGCGGGCAGTACATGGACCAGGTGGAAGTGTGCCACGTGCAGGATTATACCATGCCGGAGCTGGCCCCCACGAACCCTGCGAACGACTACGGTGCTTACAAGGGTAGCGCCAGCAACCACCACTACATCATCGAGAACGTGGTGGACACTTTGAAAGAGCGGAAAAGCATGACCACCAATGCCTTGGAGGGCATGAAGGTGATCGACATCATTGAACGCATTTACCAGAAGAGGGATGAGCGACCTGTATGA
- a CDS encoding nucleotide sugar dehydrogenase, whose product MSDLYERLKKKEAKMAVIGLGYVGLPIALAFARKIKVVGFDINAQRVDMMRRGEDPSDELLPEDFKGADIHFTANIEDLKDVEFFIVAVPTPIDQQNIPDLTPLLGATRTVGQVLKKGDHVVYESTVYPGCTEEDCVPLLEQLSGLKFVTDFKVGYSPERINPGDKVNTLESIVKVTSGCDAESAETVAKMYELVVKAGVHRAPSIKVAEASKIIENTQRDVNIALTNELSIIFNRIGINTFDVLEAAGTKWNFLKFQPGLVGGHCIGVDPYYLVFKAKELGYHAQIIDSGRFVNDSMGGYVAKQTVKKVIASGTNPADARVLVMGATFKENVTDIRNSKVADVVKELKSFSCQVDVTDPHADSEQVKHEYGYELAPEMKGPYDAIIVAVNHAEYADNDEAWFRGMLKPKGVLVDLKGTYRKKVKDLNYWSL is encoded by the coding sequence ATGAGCGACCTGTATGAGCGACTGAAGAAGAAGGAAGCCAAGATGGCCGTGATCGGTCTGGGCTATGTAGGACTTCCCATCGCCTTGGCCTTCGCACGGAAGATCAAGGTGGTGGGCTTCGATATTAATGCCCAGCGCGTGGATATGATGCGCCGCGGTGAGGACCCCAGTGACGAGCTTTTGCCCGAGGACTTCAAAGGCGCCGACATCCACTTCACCGCCAACATTGAGGACCTGAAGGACGTTGAATTCTTCATCGTGGCCGTGCCCACGCCCATCGACCAGCAGAACATCCCCGATCTCACTCCCCTGCTGGGCGCCACGCGCACCGTGGGCCAAGTGCTGAAGAAAGGCGACCACGTGGTGTACGAGAGCACCGTGTACCCCGGCTGCACCGAGGAGGATTGCGTGCCCTTACTTGAGCAACTTAGCGGGTTGAAGTTCGTCACTGATTTCAAGGTGGGCTACTCCCCGGAGCGGATCAACCCGGGCGACAAGGTGAACACGCTGGAAAGCATCGTGAAAGTCACTAGCGGTTGTGATGCGGAAAGCGCGGAGACCGTGGCTAAGATGTACGAACTGGTGGTGAAGGCCGGCGTACACCGGGCGCCCAGCATCAAGGTGGCAGAGGCTTCCAAGATCATCGAGAACACCCAGCGCGACGTCAACATCGCGCTCACGAACGAGCTTTCCATCATCTTCAACCGCATCGGCATCAACACCTTCGACGTGCTGGAGGCCGCGGGTACCAAGTGGAATTTCCTCAAGTTCCAGCCCGGCCTGGTGGGCGGCCACTGCATCGGTGTGGACCCGTACTACCTCGTCTTCAAGGCCAAGGAATTAGGCTACCACGCTCAGATCATCGACAGTGGCCGCTTTGTGAACGACAGCATGGGCGGCTATGTGGCGAAGCAGACGGTGAAGAAGGTGATCGCCAGCGGCACCAACCCCGCCGATGCGCGCGTCCTGGTGATGGGCGCCACCTTCAAGGAGAACGTCACCGACATCCGCAACAGCAAAGTGGCGGACGTGGTGAAGGAGCTCAAGAGCTTCAGCTGCCAAGTGGACGTCACCGATCCGCACGCCGATTCCGAACAGGTGAAGCACGAATACGGCTATGAGCTGGCACCGGAGATGAAAGGTCCTTACGACGCGATCATCGTGGCCGTGAACCATGCGGAATATGCCGACAACGACGAGGCGTGGTTCAGGGGTATGCTGAAACCGAAAGGTGTGTTGGTGGATCTGAAAGGAACCTATCGCAAAAAGGTGAAGGACCTGAACTACTGGAGCTTGTGA
- the rfbB gene encoding dTDP-glucose 4,6-dehydratase: MKRNILITGGAGFIGSHVVRLFVKKYPQYRIVNLDALTYAGNMENLKDVEDAANYAFVKADIRDAEAMDKVFAEHAIDSVVHLAAESHVDRSISDPMAFVNTNVIGTANMLNAAKAYWKGKFEGKRFYHVSTDEVYGSLHDGGFFTEETSYDPQSPYSASKAASDHFVRAYGNTYKLPFVISNCSNNYGSHQFPEKLIPLMIHNLREGKPLPVYGKGENVRDWLWVEDHARAIDTVFHEGKDGETYNIGGHNEWKNIDLVKVLCSIMDKKLGRNAGDSEKQITYVTDRAGHDLRYAIDAGKIERELGWRPSITFEQGLEQTVDWYLANDQWLRDVTSGAYRDYYDEQYAKR; the protein is encoded by the coding sequence ATGAAACGCAACATCCTCATTACCGGTGGCGCCGGTTTCATCGGCAGCCATGTCGTGCGGCTCTTCGTGAAGAAGTACCCGCAATACCGCATCGTGAACCTCGACGCGCTCACCTATGCGGGGAACATGGAGAACCTGAAGGACGTGGAAGACGCCGCGAACTACGCCTTCGTGAAGGCCGACATCCGCGATGCCGAGGCCATGGACAAGGTCTTCGCGGAGCATGCCATCGACAGCGTTGTCCATCTCGCCGCGGAAAGCCATGTGGACCGCAGCATCAGTGACCCCATGGCCTTCGTCAACACGAACGTGATCGGCACGGCCAACATGCTGAACGCGGCCAAAGCCTATTGGAAAGGGAAGTTTGAAGGAAAACGGTTCTACCACGTCAGCACCGATGAGGTCTACGGCTCCCTCCATGACGGCGGTTTCTTCACGGAGGAAACCTCCTACGACCCGCAAAGCCCATACAGCGCCAGCAAGGCCGCGAGCGACCACTTCGTCCGTGCCTACGGTAATACGTACAAGCTGCCCTTCGTCATCAGCAACTGCAGCAACAACTACGGCAGCCATCAATTCCCGGAGAAGTTGATCCCGTTGATGATCCACAACCTGCGCGAAGGCAAGCCGCTGCCCGTGTATGGTAAAGGCGAGAACGTGCGCGACTGGCTGTGGGTGGAGGACCATGCACGCGCCATCGACACGGTATTCCATGAAGGCAAGGACGGCGAGACCTATAACATCGGCGGGCACAACGAGTGGAAGAACATCGACCTCGTGAAGGTGTTGTGCTCCATCATGGACAAGAAGTTGGGCCGCAACGCAGGCGATAGCGAGAAGCAGATCACCTACGTCACGGACCGTGCCGGGCACGACCTACGTTATGCGATCGATGCCGGCAAGATCGAGCGCGAACTGGGCTGGAGACCGAGCATCACCTTCGAGCAGGGCTTGGAACAGACCGTGGATTGGTATCTTGCCAATGACCAGTGGCTGCGGGACGTGACCTCCGGGGCCTATCGCGACTATTACGACGAACAGTACGCCAAGCGCTAA
- a CDS encoding capsular biosynthesis protein, with the protein MGILGNLFGKGRQSMPPVDLGLLKCDVHSHFIPGIDDGAPTIEASMELLRAMRELGYQKVITTPHSMADGYKNPPEVILGGLEKVRRAIKEEGLVIEIDAAAEYYLDHDLLEKTTAQKLLTFGNDMVLFELPFISEPSMLLSAVFELQTQGFRPVLAHPERYQFWYTDMSTMEKLKDRGVLFQLNMIALTGAYGPATKKQAEKITDQGWYDLVGSDCHSMKHIEAMQAARTEPYLHKLIDGGKLLNATL; encoded by the coding sequence ATGGGCATTCTGGGAAACCTCTTCGGAAAAGGGCGGCAGTCCATGCCTCCCGTCGACCTGGGGTTGCTCAAGTGTGATGTGCACTCGCACTTCATCCCCGGGATCGATGACGGTGCGCCCACGATCGAGGCCAGCATGGAACTGCTCAGGGCCATGCGCGAACTGGGTTACCAAAAGGTGATCACCACGCCCCACAGCATGGCGGACGGCTATAAGAACCCACCGGAAGTGATCCTTGGCGGATTGGAGAAGGTAAGGCGTGCGATAAAAGAGGAAGGCCTGGTGATCGAGATCGACGCTGCCGCGGAGTATTACTTGGACCACGATCTCCTGGAAAAGACCACGGCGCAAAAACTGCTGACTTTTGGTAATGACATGGTGCTTTTCGAGTTGCCTTTCATCAGCGAACCGTCCATGCTGTTGAGCGCCGTGTTCGAACTACAGACCCAAGGGTTCAGACCGGTGCTGGCCCATCCGGAACGCTATCAGTTCTGGTACACGGACATGAGCACCATGGAGAAGTTGAAGGACCGGGGCGTGCTGTTCCAGCTGAACATGATCGCCCTGACGGGTGCCTATGGCCCCGCAACGAAAAAGCAGGCCGAAAAGATCACGGACCAAGGCTGGTACGATCTCGTTGGCAGCGACTGCCACAGCATGAAGCACATCGAGGCGATGCAGGCCGCGCGCACCGAACCATACTTGCACAAGCTGATCGACGGTGGGAAGTTGCTGAACGCGACGTTGTGA
- the fabD gene encoding ACP S-malonyltransferase, which produces MKAYVFPGQGSQFPGMGKDLYESDANARVFFEHANNVLGFNITDVMFSGSDEDLKQTNVTQPAIFIHSVIRAKTMGDAFQPDMVAGHSLGEFSALVAAGAMEFSDGLKLVAARANAMQKACEAQPGTMAAILGMEDEKVEEICASIPGIVVPANYNCPGQLVISGTLEAVNAACETLKAAGARRALLLPVGGAFHSPLMEPARAELATAIAFTPIVDPRCTIYQNVDARGHKDPARIKANLIAQLTAPVRWTQIMRNMLTDGADNIVECGPGNVLQGLFKKVNKEVATSAA; this is translated from the coding sequence ATGAAAGCATACGTCTTCCCCGGCCAAGGCAGCCAGTTTCCCGGTATGGGCAAGGATCTCTATGAGTCCGATGCCAACGCGCGGGTCTTTTTCGAGCACGCCAACAACGTCCTCGGCTTCAACATCACCGACGTGATGTTCAGCGGCAGCGATGAGGACCTGAAGCAGACCAACGTCACGCAGCCGGCGATCTTCATCCACAGTGTGATCCGGGCCAAGACGATGGGCGATGCTTTCCAGCCGGACATGGTGGCGGGGCACTCGCTCGGTGAGTTCAGCGCCTTGGTGGCCGCCGGTGCGATGGAGTTCAGCGATGGACTGAAGCTGGTGGCCGCACGCGCCAACGCGATGCAGAAGGCCTGCGAGGCCCAGCCCGGCACCATGGCCGCCATCCTCGGCATGGAGGACGAAAAGGTGGAAGAGATCTGCGCGTCCATTCCGGGCATCGTGGTGCCCGCCAACTACAACTGTCCCGGCCAATTGGTCATCAGCGGAACGCTGGAAGCCGTGAATGCCGCCTGCGAAACACTGAAGGCCGCCGGTGCGAGACGCGCGCTACTGCTGCCCGTGGGCGGGGCCTTCCACAGCCCATTGATGGAGCCTGCCCGCGCCGAGCTTGCAACGGCCATCGCCTTCACACCCATCGTGGACCCGCGCTGCACCATCTATCAGAACGTGGATGCCCGCGGCCACAAAGACCCCGCCCGGATCAAGGCCAACCTCATCGCGCAGCTCACCGCCCCCGTGCGCTGGACGCAGATCATGCGTAACATGCTCACCGATGGTGCGGACAACATCGTGGAATGCGGCCCCGGGAACGTGCTGCAAGGGCTGTTCAAGAAGGTGAACAAGGAGGTGGCGACGAGCGCGGCGTAG